A single Candidatus Thermoplasmatota archaeon DNA region contains:
- a CDS encoding THUMP domain-containing protein has translation MASTLLVRYGEIGIKGPAVRARFERRLVENMESMFAARGLECATEREWGRVFVHTAKPAEALDALAHTFGVVSASEALECEGTVEAVAAFASERTTVPAGATFAVRARRAGTHGFSSVDVARATGAAIVARNPGARVDLENPDVEVFVEVRGRRAYVYRDAVAGPGGLPLGTQGRVAILLDEPRDVLAAWLLMKRGVSPQILAASPVEGALRPALEALAAWTPALDLGVLAVPEAWSADPARRRAFLVEALARHASHRRATAVVLGDGLAEAAAFAPLDARVGRPVFRPLVGYPGERLAALARVARLEPALGPAARGAPAAPVADVPAPSEDEVKQALMAVRRATITRPPRLGAPA, from the coding sequence ATGGCGTCGACCCTGCTCGTGCGGTATGGCGAGATCGGCATCAAGGGTCCCGCCGTCCGCGCGCGCTTCGAACGGCGCCTCGTCGAGAACATGGAATCCATGTTCGCCGCGCGCGGCCTCGAGTGCGCCACCGAGCGCGAATGGGGCCGCGTGTTCGTGCACACCGCGAAGCCCGCCGAGGCCCTCGACGCCCTCGCCCACACGTTCGGCGTCGTGAGCGCCTCGGAAGCGCTCGAATGCGAAGGGACGGTCGAGGCCGTCGCCGCGTTCGCGTCCGAGCGCACGACCGTGCCCGCAGGCGCCACGTTCGCGGTGCGGGCGCGACGCGCCGGCACGCACGGCTTCAGCTCCGTGGACGTCGCGCGTGCGACGGGCGCGGCGATCGTTGCGCGGAATCCGGGCGCGAGGGTCGATCTCGAGAACCCCGACGTCGAGGTGTTCGTCGAGGTCCGCGGCCGACGCGCGTACGTGTACCGCGACGCGGTGGCGGGCCCCGGGGGCCTCCCGCTCGGCACGCAGGGCCGCGTCGCGATCCTCCTCGACGAGCCGCGCGACGTCCTCGCCGCGTGGCTTCTGATGAAGCGCGGCGTGAGCCCGCAGATTCTCGCCGCTTCGCCCGTCGAAGGCGCGCTCCGCCCCGCGCTCGAGGCCCTCGCCGCGTGGACGCCCGCCCTCGACCTCGGCGTCCTCGCGGTCCCGGAAGCCTGGTCCGCGGACCCTGCGCGCCGGCGCGCCTTCCTCGTCGAGGCGCTCGCGCGCCACGCGTCGCATCGCCGCGCGACCGCCGTCGTCCTCGGCGACGGCCTCGCGGAGGCCGCGGCCTTCGCGCCGCTCGACGCGCGCGTGGGTCGGCCCGTCTTCCGGCCGCTCGTCGGCTACCCGGGCGAACGCCTCGCCGCGCTCGCGCGCGTCGCGCGCCTCGAGCCCGCGCTCGGCCCCGCGGCGCGAGGCGCGCCGGCCGCGCCCGTCGCCGACGTCCCCGCCCCGTCTGAGGACGAGGTGAAACAGGCGCTCATGGCCGTGCGCCGCGCCACGATCACCCGCCCGCCGCGCCTGGGGGCGCCCGCGTGA
- a CDS encoding right-handed parallel beta-helix repeat-containing protein, which produces MQRLRTILVVILLAGLMSGSVPTAAGTPFDAGPILFDGEEAFRGPVGRALGVTGSGTASDPFVISGLSIPVPVAPSWVPNLGSAGVITIRHSAAHVRIVDNEFYGVSIEPGTPMKMSPPAVLLVASSHVVVENNTFRGIGGTYGAVAVLNSEDIQVLRNTFEDAFRLSVALDSSSATVEDNAFRMIPMGSGTGIMFHKPLPGSRIAGNRMTSAGAFENVGIVVFDASDAIVIRDNLLGNIFLGLRVVGSDSRPPALIRNNTVEASHCAMIDGRARLEANAFVGCSYGLEANVADIAANNTVNGFRMLSVRDAPTALIENEGIGWLRIINVRHVTLRNIHNEVKIAEATIEGADQVLVDNVTMRIVKGLNIKADTVRISNAVLRGEHSMGFGGLRIVSRILEVEDVAAYGTPTALSWASRSGGTATVTGSTFTGGISGLILGGDGCSQVTVTNSSSTAGASALLECSNTVVRNTSILGFLLAIDETVVDARYNWWGHASGPYHDNNPGGQGSRAIGNVLFKPWRISPP; this is translated from the coding sequence ATGCAACGTCTGCGCACGATCCTCGTCGTGATCCTCCTCGCCGGCCTCATGAGCGGAAGCGTCCCGACCGCCGCGGGGACGCCGTTTGACGCAGGTCCGATCCTTTTCGACGGCGAGGAGGCGTTCCGCGGACCCGTCGGGCGGGCCCTCGGCGTCACGGGGAGCGGTACCGCCTCGGACCCGTTCGTCATCTCGGGGCTTTCCATCCCGGTCCCCGTCGCACCCTCCTGGGTCCCGAACCTCGGCTCCGCCGGCGTCATCACCATCCGACACAGCGCGGCGCACGTCCGCATCGTCGACAACGAGTTCTACGGGGTTTCCATCGAACCGGGCACTCCCATGAAGATGAGTCCGCCCGCCGTGCTGCTCGTGGCTTCAAGCCATGTGGTCGTCGAGAACAATACGTTCCGGGGCATCGGAGGGACCTATGGCGCCGTCGCCGTCCTGAACTCGGAGGACATCCAGGTCCTCCGCAACACCTTCGAGGACGCATTCCGCCTCTCCGTCGCTCTCGACTCCAGCTCGGCGACCGTGGAGGACAACGCGTTCAGGATGATCCCCATGGGCTCGGGAACGGGCATCATGTTCCATAAACCGTTGCCGGGCAGCCGCATCGCGGGGAATCGCATGACGTCGGCGGGCGCATTCGAGAACGTGGGTATCGTCGTCTTCGATGCGAGCGACGCGATCGTGATCCGCGACAACCTGCTCGGGAACATATTCCTGGGATTGAGGGTGGTCGGCAGCGATTCAAGGCCCCCCGCGCTCATCCGCAACAACACGGTCGAAGCCTCCCACTGCGCGATGATCGACGGCCGCGCGCGCCTCGAAGCGAACGCGTTCGTGGGATGCAGCTATGGTCTCGAGGCGAATGTCGCGGACATCGCCGCGAACAACACGGTCAACGGCTTCAGGATGCTCTCGGTGAGGGATGCCCCGACGGCCCTTATCGAGAACGAAGGGATCGGCTGGCTCAGGATCATCAACGTTCGTCACGTCACCCTCCGAAACATCCACAACGAGGTCAAAATCGCGGAAGCCACCATCGAAGGCGCCGACCAGGTTCTCGTCGACAACGTCACGATGCGGATCGTCAAGGGCCTGAACATCAAGGCCGACACGGTGCGGATCTCGAACGCGGTCCTGCGTGGCGAGCATAGCATGGGGTTTGGCGGACTTCGCATCGTCTCGCGCATCCTCGAGGTCGAAGACGTGGCGGCCTACGGAACCCCCACAGCCCTCTCGTGGGCTTCAAGGTCGGGCGGCACCGCGACCGTGACCGGATCCACATTCACGGGCGGCATCAGTGGCCTCATCTTGGGCGGCGACGGCTGCAGCCAGGTGACGGTGACGAACAGCTCGAGCACCGCAGGCGCCAGCGCCCTGCTGGAATGCTCGAACACCGTGGTCCGGAACACGTCGATCCTGGGCTTTTTGTTGGCCATAGACGAGACCGTCGTCGATGCGCGCTACAACTGGTGGGGCCACGCCTCGGGACCTTACCATGACAACAACCCCGGGGGCCAGGGATCGCGCGCGATCGGGAACGTCCTGTTCAAACCCTGGCGGATCTCGCCGCCATGA
- a CDS encoding 2-dehydropantoate 2-reductase produces the protein MRVVILGAGAMGSFFGALLARDHDVTLVARPDHARAVREGGLTVSGRTTFAARPKAVEAVADVEGHADLVLVAVKAYDTRAAADVLKPIVGRDTLIATLQNGLGNVETLLDRFAAKRVVAGATSHGVTFVEPGHVRHAGLGYTVVGSPVGETAAAKTVADLLGAAGHETALSERILGEVWAKVVVNAAINPVTAITGLPNGALLEQPHLKEIMTLAAEEAVEVAKAERAPLPDDDLVIRARVVAERTAENKSSMLQDVERGRRTEIDAISGEIAARGRRLGVDTPVTRTLVALVKGIESTTRR, from the coding sequence GTGAGGGTCGTCATCCTCGGCGCGGGCGCGATGGGATCCTTCTTCGGCGCGCTCCTCGCGCGCGACCACGACGTGACGCTCGTGGCCCGCCCCGATCACGCGCGCGCCGTGCGCGAGGGCGGGCTGACGGTTTCGGGCCGCACGACGTTCGCCGCCCGGCCGAAGGCGGTCGAAGCGGTCGCGGACGTCGAGGGACACGCGGACCTCGTGCTCGTCGCGGTGAAGGCGTACGACACGCGCGCGGCCGCGGACGTGCTGAAGCCGATCGTCGGCCGCGACACGCTCATCGCGACGCTCCAGAATGGTCTCGGCAATGTCGAAACCCTCCTCGACCGCTTCGCGGCGAAACGCGTCGTCGCGGGCGCGACGAGCCACGGCGTCACCTTCGTCGAGCCGGGCCACGTGCGCCATGCGGGCCTGGGCTACACCGTCGTCGGATCGCCCGTCGGCGAGACGGCCGCCGCGAAAACGGTCGCGGACCTCCTCGGGGCCGCGGGCCACGAGACCGCCTTGAGCGAGCGGATCCTCGGCGAGGTGTGGGCGAAAGTCGTGGTGAACGCGGCCATCAATCCCGTGACGGCGATCACGGGCCTCCCGAATGGCGCGCTTCTCGAGCAGCCGCATCTCAAGGAGATCATGACGCTCGCCGCCGAGGAGGCCGTCGAGGTCGCGAAGGCCGAGCGCGCGCCTCTTCCGGACGACGACCTCGTGATCCGCGCGCGCGTCGTCGCGGAGCGGACGGCGGAGAACAAGAGCAGCATGCTTCAGGACGTGGAGCGCGGCCGCCGCACCGAAATCGACGCGATCTCGGGCGAGATCGCGGCGCGCGGCCGGAGGCTCGGGGTCGACACGCCCGTCACGCGCACGCTCGTCGCCCTCGTCAAGGGCATCGAATCGACGACGCGCCGCTGA
- a CDS encoding winged helix-turn-helix transcriptional regulator → MKRLRDSFRLGIVLALVAVVAVPVSAAAPGSVQSEGEATAARLSLPSLDLAASAASTLAAAEAAALPLAGAVDGALGALAGAVDAAARLAAHAVDLLARALAGAVQFIGSLVASAAAAAASTAAAVAGALAALAGDAARAAARVPPRDAALVAGGAGAGLSLAAALNALRKVGWLSALPLYSRLMDRDILRHEGRAAIHRYVGAHPGAHTTQIADALGLGWGTAVYHLNLLESRKLVKARRAGNQRCYFAAGAVAPEAQAATVAVKNDRARGIAQYVRDHPGATQKDVARALGMSAALASWHVKRLTAANVLSVERIGKSHALTLAAGGREAAAAGAEPATLTA, encoded by the coding sequence GTGAAGCGTTTGCGAGACTCATTCCGTCTCGGGATCGTCCTTGCCCTGGTTGCGGTCGTCGCGGTGCCGGTTTCGGCCGCCGCGCCCGGATCCGTCCAGAGCGAGGGCGAAGCGACCGCGGCCCGCCTCAGCCTCCCCTCCCTCGACCTGGCCGCGAGCGCCGCTTCCACCCTCGCGGCGGCGGAAGCCGCCGCGCTCCCTCTCGCCGGCGCCGTGGACGGCGCCCTCGGCGCCCTCGCGGGCGCCGTCGACGCCGCGGCGCGCCTCGCCGCCCACGCCGTCGACCTCCTCGCGCGCGCCCTCGCGGGCGCGGTGCAGTTCATCGGGTCCCTCGTCGCCTCCGCCGCCGCGGCCGCCGCCTCCACGGCCGCGGCGGTCGCAGGCGCGCTTGCCGCCCTCGCGGGCGACGCGGCCCGCGCCGCGGCGCGCGTTCCCCCGCGCGACGCCGCGCTCGTCGCGGGCGGCGCGGGCGCGGGCCTCTCGCTCGCCGCCGCGTTGAACGCCCTTCGCAAGGTCGGCTGGCTCTCCGCCCTTCCCCTCTATTCGCGCCTCATGGACCGCGACATCCTCCGGCACGAGGGCCGCGCCGCCATCCACCGCTACGTCGGCGCCCACCCGGGCGCGCACACCACCCAGATCGCGGACGCGCTCGGTCTCGGTTGGGGCACCGCGGTCTACCACCTGAACCTCCTCGAGTCGCGCAAGCTCGTGAAGGCCCGCCGCGCCGGCAACCAGCGCTGCTACTTCGCGGCGGGCGCGGTCGCGCCCGAGGCGCAGGCCGCGACGGTCGCGGTGAAGAACGACCGCGCGCGCGGGATCGCGCAATACGTGCGCGACCACCCTGGGGCGACCCAGAAGGACGTCGCGCGCGCCCTCGGCATGAGCGCCGCCCTCGCCTCGTGGCACGTCAAGCGCCTCACGGCCGCGAACGTGCTCTCGGTCGAGCGCATCGGCAAGAGCCACGCGCTCACCCTCGCGGCCGGCGGCCGCGAGGCCGCCGCGGCGGGTGCGGAGCCCGCGACGTTGACGGCGTGA
- the hisS gene encoding histidine--tRNA ligase: MTDRPRGTRDFPPEEMEKRRALESRLRETLQSFGYREVQTPTFEHVELFTRKSGEGVLKQIYNFTDKGGRELTLRPELTAPVLRYYVSDLSKRPKPLKLFYYGPCFRYEEPQKGRYREFWQFGVELIGPTGPAADAEVIGVANAAFEAAGLARFNLHVGHVGILRALVSRLPVDDLAKGKVWRAIDKDEPVGDMLDAEGVPAALASAVANLASLERRLVLGDEEGAPRAVEEFFDEARQALAGLDADVAKEVEGHLASLQETTRLLEHYGVRTVVLDLGVVRGLDYYTGVVFELELPDLGAEKQAGGGGAYALSELFGGEAVGSAGFGLGFDRMLIGLEREGNLPPSSVALDAYIAPIGDAARVAALDLARELRAAGLRVDVDLMGRKPTKNFDYANAIGARRVVVLGEKELAARAAAVKDMATGEQRTVPRADLVAALR; the protein is encoded by the coding sequence TTGACGGACCGCCCGCGCGGCACGCGCGACTTCCCGCCCGAGGAGATGGAGAAGCGCCGCGCGCTCGAGTCGCGCCTGCGCGAGACGCTCCAGTCGTTCGGCTACCGCGAGGTGCAGACGCCCACGTTCGAGCACGTGGAGCTCTTCACGCGCAAGTCCGGCGAGGGCGTCCTGAAGCAGATCTACAACTTCACCGACAAGGGCGGCCGCGAGCTGACGCTCCGGCCGGAGCTCACCGCGCCGGTCCTGCGCTACTACGTCTCCGACCTCTCGAAGCGGCCGAAGCCGCTCAAGCTCTTCTATTACGGCCCGTGCTTCCGCTACGAGGAGCCGCAGAAGGGTCGCTACCGCGAATTCTGGCAGTTCGGCGTCGAGCTCATCGGACCCACGGGTCCCGCGGCCGACGCCGAGGTGATCGGCGTCGCGAACGCCGCGTTCGAGGCCGCGGGCCTCGCGCGCTTCAACCTCCACGTCGGCCACGTCGGCATCCTCCGCGCGCTCGTCTCGCGCCTGCCCGTCGACGACCTCGCGAAGGGGAAGGTCTGGCGCGCGATCGACAAGGACGAGCCCGTCGGGGACATGCTCGACGCGGAAGGCGTCCCGGCCGCCCTCGCGTCGGCCGTCGCGAACCTCGCGTCGCTCGAGCGCCGCCTCGTCCTCGGCGACGAGGAGGGCGCGCCGCGCGCGGTCGAGGAGTTCTTCGACGAGGCGCGTCAGGCGCTCGCGGGCCTCGACGCCGACGTCGCGAAGGAGGTCGAGGGACACCTCGCGTCGCTCCAGGAGACGACGCGGCTCCTCGAGCACTACGGCGTCCGCACCGTCGTGCTCGACCTCGGCGTCGTGCGCGGCCTCGACTACTACACGGGCGTCGTCTTCGAGCTCGAGCTGCCCGACCTCGGCGCCGAGAAGCAGGCGGGCGGCGGCGGAGCCTACGCGCTCTCGGAGCTCTTCGGCGGCGAAGCCGTCGGCAGCGCGGGCTTCGGCCTGGGTTTCGACCGCATGCTCATCGGCCTCGAGCGCGAGGGCAACCTCCCGCCCTCGTCGGTCGCCCTCGACGCGTACATCGCGCCCATCGGCGACGCCGCGCGCGTGGCCGCGCTCGACCTTGCGCGCGAGCTGCGCGCCGCGGGCCTGCGCGTGGACGTCGACCTCATGGGCCGCAAGCCCACGAAGAACTTCGACTACGCGAACGCGATCGGCGCGCGCCGCGTCGTCGTGCTCGGCGAGAAGGAGCTCGCGGCAAGGGCCGCGGCCGTGAAGGACATGGCGACCGGCGAGCAGCGGACGGTCCCGCGCGCGGACCTCGTCGCGGCCCTCCGGTAG
- a CDS encoding MFS transporter → MHRASLIQVVSQAALSAASVLLPVFAVALGASLFEVGLIAAAFGLAQLVSSFVGGRAADVHGRRRILQIGLATSAVAALFHTFARTPLELGLARVVLGVAAGLIPAALLSLAYDQNRKLGRFAAWGSLGFGLGALAGGVIGGAEGVFTFSSILLATAFAVSLRLPTSTEPRVAVPMFPREVIERNLPAYAAVVVRHIGATAVWVLLPLHMVALGADLVWVGAASGVNALFQFLIMPRLDGIRSTRLVTAGLLLSALTFVVLHEATTPLGVLAAQPILAASWAALYMGALKFVMERNHERATATGLLQSSIQLSSVAGPLLGGAIAAVWGIHTTMLVAAILPILAIPLFRWELARHPSTTIDPFGRPTPTIAKP, encoded by the coding sequence ATGCACCGCGCGAGCCTCATCCAGGTCGTCTCACAGGCCGCCCTCAGCGCCGCGAGCGTGCTCCTCCCGGTGTTCGCGGTCGCGCTCGGCGCGAGCCTCTTCGAGGTGGGCCTCATCGCCGCCGCGTTCGGGCTCGCGCAGCTCGTGTCGAGCTTCGTCGGCGGGCGCGCGGCCGACGTGCACGGTCGGCGCCGGATCCTGCAGATCGGCCTCGCGACGAGCGCCGTCGCGGCCCTGTTCCACACGTTCGCCCGGACGCCGCTCGAGCTCGGTCTCGCGCGCGTCGTCCTGGGCGTCGCCGCGGGCCTCATCCCCGCGGCGCTCCTGAGCCTCGCCTACGACCAGAACCGCAAGCTCGGCCGCTTCGCCGCGTGGGGATCGCTCGGCTTCGGCCTCGGCGCGCTCGCGGGCGGCGTCATCGGCGGCGCCGAGGGCGTGTTCACGTTCTCCTCGATCCTGCTCGCCACGGCCTTCGCGGTGAGCCTGCGCCTTCCCACCTCGACCGAGCCGCGCGTCGCGGTGCCCATGTTCCCGCGCGAGGTCATCGAGCGCAACCTTCCGGCCTACGCGGCCGTGGTCGTGCGCCACATCGGCGCGACCGCCGTGTGGGTGCTCCTCCCGCTCCACATGGTCGCGCTCGGCGCCGACCTCGTGTGGGTGGGCGCGGCGAGCGGCGTCAATGCGCTCTTCCAGTTCCTCATCATGCCGCGCCTCGACGGAATCCGCTCGACTCGGCTCGTCACCGCGGGTCTCCTCCTCTCCGCTCTGACCTTCGTCGTGCTCCACGAAGCGACGACCCCGCTCGGCGTCCTCGCCGCGCAGCCGATCCTTGCCGCAAGCTGGGCCGCGCTCTACATGGGCGCGCTCAAGTTCGTGATGGAGCGCAACCACGAGCGCGCGACGGCGACGGGGCTCCTCCAGTCGAGCATCCAGCTCAGCTCCGTCGCGGGCCCGCTCCTCGGCGGCGCCATCGCGGCCGTGTGGGGCATCCACACGACGATGCTCGTCGCGGCGATCCTTCCGATCCTCGCGATCCCGCTCTTCCGCTGGGAGCTCGCGCGCCACCCTTCGACGACGATCGATCCGTTCGGCCGGCCGACGCCCACGATCGCGAAGCCGTGA
- a CDS encoding PKD domain-containing protein — protein sequence MHVRPRSAFRPLLLALLVVLAASSAGCVANMAEFKDLVGQGRKAVDPVARASSNRTDVLVGEPVRFAATGSADPLGRPLALAWSFGDGATGVGDAVTHRYLRAGTFVATLEATNPDGRIARDAVEVRVAPGNRAPVAGTLLAPDRVVAGEPATFEAVGFTDPDRDALSYRWSFGAGDRTALLVDATVTHTFAKPGLHLVEVAAFDPALRNATAQRVVPVDLVATFPGEARLAEAAPTHAAPFAPGATALVARLAFDANLGLHNLSLSVKDGTGAPVAVARAAVAPGDQGPVEVTLALEAAALASAAPGEWTFTVDRASGLAVPYTLRLEARYGVLPAGLM from the coding sequence ATGCACGTGCGACCACGCTCCGCCTTCCGACCTCTCCTCCTCGCCCTCCTCGTCGTCCTCGCCGCCTCGAGCGCCGGCTGCGTCGCCAACATGGCCGAGTTCAAGGACCTCGTCGGCCAGGGGAGGAAGGCCGTCGACCCCGTCGCGCGCGCGTCGTCGAACCGCACCGACGTCCTCGTCGGCGAGCCGGTCCGGTTCGCCGCCACGGGGTCGGCCGATCCCCTCGGACGCCCGCTCGCCCTCGCGTGGTCGTTCGGCGACGGCGCAACCGGCGTCGGCGACGCGGTCACGCACCGCTACCTCCGCGCCGGCACCTTCGTCGCGACGCTCGAGGCCACCAATCCCGACGGACGCATCGCGCGCGACGCCGTCGAGGTGCGCGTCGCGCCCGGCAACCGCGCGCCCGTCGCGGGAACCCTCCTCGCGCCCGACCGCGTGGTCGCGGGCGAGCCCGCCACGTTCGAAGCCGTCGGGTTCACGGATCCCGACCGCGACGCGCTGTCGTACCGCTGGAGCTTCGGCGCGGGCGACCGCACGGCGCTCCTCGTCGACGCGACGGTGACGCACACGTTCGCGAAGCCCGGCCTGCACCTTGTCGAGGTCGCCGCCTTCGACCCGGCGCTCCGCAACGCGACGGCGCAGCGCGTCGTGCCGGTCGACCTCGTCGCGACCTTCCCGGGCGAAGCCCGTCTCGCCGAAGCCGCTCCGACGCACGCCGCGCCCTTTGCGCCCGGCGCGACCGCGCTCGTCGCGCGCCTCGCGTTCGACGCGAACCTCGGTCTCCACAACCTCTCGCTCTCGGTGAAGGACGGCACGGGCGCCCCCGTCGCCGTCGCGCGCGCGGCCGTCGCGCCCGGCGACCAGGGTCCCGTCGAGGTCACGCTCGCGCTCGAGGCCGCCGCGCTCGCGTCGGCCGCGCCCGGCGAATGGACGTTCACGGTCGACCGCGCCTCGGGCCTCGCCGTGCCGTACACGCTCCGTCTCGAAGCGCGCTACGGCGTCCTCCCCGCGGGCCTTATGTAG
- a CDS encoding beta-galactosidase has product MTSPRLVDGVLVMDGRPRPFLATDYPYFRDDVRHWRDRLRAQKAAGLDIVSVYVPWRHHAPREAFRGGGAYDFTGRTQPNRDVVGLLDIAREEGLFVVLKPGPFVHAELPYGGLPDDVCPECHPENAIEPELDADGVPIRWILARMEPRSQHILPAPFGEAYLAYVRDWLEAVAREVAAPAFHPQGPVIGVQLMNEGIYSDSAKAEPHQLGYASSSRHLFHDFLASRYRDLDAYNRIHGTRHRDWHAVVPPRRARLLASARALLPYLDWSAFQAEIYALAAEAYRGFLVSGGLPRDAFVLFNFNPNGTTYRERPASNDGWYTRVNVADVEGLTFGSTNWLGVVAGDPVAFRQYAMATTAFRGPAMEQNWGFASQYFAPYEYVTPSHFESMLAVACGATGITAYTFAGARAWRDDPNLAAEWIPERTNDRRDATSGDYPGDSAVLSDGTRTPKLATLHQIAHVLAAIPAEPLVAGPRAAVAWAMYPPYAWAGQWLPRGDPDDLLWRPPLKAVPRGAYHGLDAFVEMMMDRGLGFRQLDISREDVPLERVDAIALSAHEYMDAATQLRLARFVEDGGALMLTGLVPDRDLTLKEARGALSGLFPHRVRRVGDVAHTRRATYEGRHEGLALDFFVEVEPPGDADAFVRLGEDVVGYRRSHGAGRVFYLGIGPWRARHSGDDPRVARENQRFAWRILEGLGADDCVPARPLDDEHQVMVWQHGARSGGPQALYIVVRDAHGTLRVRYTEPGGRAAVATIASPSEAVHVAAFDAAGRLVAAHLKGVNDVRGEAVAPSLAWPGGRLAAATPCDVAFVRSAREAVLTVAHVAGSTTRVVIPLAPHEIAGVARADGGAPRVYPLDGATAVEIEDLARGGFVRFALAPRATPKA; this is encoded by the coding sequence GTGACGTCGCCCCGGCTCGTCGATGGCGTCCTCGTGATGGACGGGCGGCCTCGCCCATTTCTCGCGACGGACTACCCCTATTTCCGCGACGACGTGCGCCACTGGCGCGATCGCCTGCGCGCCCAGAAGGCTGCGGGACTCGACATCGTTTCGGTGTACGTGCCGTGGCGGCACCACGCGCCCCGGGAGGCCTTCCGCGGCGGGGGAGCCTACGACTTCACGGGCAGGACGCAGCCGAACCGTGACGTGGTGGGGCTTCTCGACATCGCGCGCGAGGAGGGCCTCTTCGTGGTCCTCAAGCCGGGGCCGTTCGTGCACGCCGAGCTGCCTTACGGCGGCCTGCCCGACGACGTGTGCCCCGAATGCCATCCGGAAAACGCGATCGAGCCCGAGCTCGACGCGGACGGGGTCCCCATCCGATGGATCCTGGCCCGGATGGAGCCGCGATCCCAGCACATCCTCCCGGCGCCGTTCGGGGAAGCCTACCTCGCCTACGTGCGCGATTGGCTCGAGGCCGTCGCCCGCGAGGTCGCGGCGCCCGCCTTCCACCCCCAAGGCCCCGTGATCGGCGTGCAGCTCATGAACGAGGGCATCTACAGCGACTCCGCCAAGGCCGAGCCGCACCAGCTCGGCTACGCCTCGTCGTCGCGCCATCTCTTCCACGATTTTCTCGCTTCCCGATACCGGGACCTCGACGCGTACAACCGGATCCACGGCACGCGCCACCGGGACTGGCACGCGGTCGTTCCGCCCCGTCGGGCCCGGCTCCTTGCGTCGGCGCGCGCGCTCCTCCCGTACCTCGACTGGAGCGCGTTCCAGGCCGAGATCTACGCCCTCGCGGCGGAGGCGTACCGCGGCTTCCTCGTCTCGGGAGGGCTCCCGCGGGACGCGTTCGTCCTCTTCAACTTCAACCCCAACGGCACCACCTACCGCGAAAGGCCCGCCTCGAACGACGGGTGGTACACGCGCGTGAACGTCGCCGACGTCGAGGGGCTCACCTTCGGGTCCACGAACTGGCTCGGCGTCGTCGCGGGGGACCCCGTCGCGTTTCGCCAATATGCGATGGCGACGACGGCCTTCCGCGGCCCCGCGATGGAGCAGAACTGGGGCTTCGCAAGCCAATACTTCGCGCCCTACGAGTATGTGACCCCGAGCCATTTCGAATCAATGCTCGCCGTCGCCTGCGGCGCGACGGGCATCACCGCGTACACCTTCGCGGGCGCGCGGGCGTGGCGCGACGACCCCAACCTCGCCGCGGAATGGATCCCCGAGCGGACGAACGATCGGCGCGACGCGACGAGCGGCGACTATCCCGGCGACAGCGCCGTCCTGTCCGACGGCACGCGGACGCCGAAGCTTGCGACGCTCCACCAGATCGCGCACGTGCTCGCCGCGATCCCCGCCGAGCCCCTCGTCGCGGGACCGCGGGCGGCCGTCGCGTGGGCCATGTACCCGCCGTACGCGTGGGCGGGGCAGTGGCTTCCGCGCGGGGATCCCGACGATCTCCTCTGGCGCCCGCCGCTCAAGGCGGTTCCGCGCGGCGCCTATCACGGGCTCGACGCCTTCGTGGAGATGATGATGGACCGCGGCCTCGGCTTCCGACAGCTCGACATCTCGCGCGAGGACGTTCCGCTCGAACGGGTGGACGCCATCGCGCTCAGCGCGCACGAATACATGGACGCCGCGACCCAGCTCAGGCTCGCGCGGTTCGTCGAGGACGGAGGCGCGCTCATGCTCACGGGCCTCGTGCCGGACCGCGACCTCACCCTCAAGGAGGCCCGAGGCGCCCTCTCCGGCCTCTTTCCCCACCGCGTTCGCCGCGTGGGCGACGTCGCGCACACGCGTCGCGCGACCTACGAAGGCCGCCACGAAGGGCTCGCGCTCGACTTCTTCGTGGAGGTCGAGCCGCCGGGCGACGCGGACGCCTTCGTGCGCCTCGGCGAAGACGTGGTGGGTTACCGGAGGAGCCACGGCGCCGGCCGCGTCTTCTATCTTGGCATCGGACCCTGGCGCGCTCGCCACTCGGGGGACGATCCCCGCGTCGCCCGCGAGAATCAACGCTTCGCGTGGCGGATCCTCGAAGGGCTCGGCGCGGACGACTGCGTCCCCGCGCGCCCCCTCGACGACGAGCATCAGGTCATGGTCTGGCAGCACGGCGCCCGCAGCGGCGGCCCGCAGGCGCTCTACATCGTCGTGCGCGACGCCCACGGCACGCTCCGCGTCCGGTACACCGAGCCGGGCGGACGCGCCGCCGTCGCCACGATCGCGTCGCCGAGCGAGGCCGTCCACGTCGCCGCCTTCGACGCGGCGGGGCGCCTGGTCGCGGCCCACCTCAAGGGCGTGAACGACGTGCGGGGCGAAGCCGTCGCGCCGTCGCTTGCGTGGCCCGGCGGGCGCCTTGCGGCCGCGACGCCCTGCGACGTCGCCTTCGTGCGGAGCGCGCGCGAAGCCGTCCTGACCGTCGCGCACGTGGCGGGGAGCACGACGCGCGTCGTGATCCCGCTCGCTCCGCACGAGATCGCGGGCGTCGCCCGCGCCGACGGGGGCGCGCCGCGGGTCTATCCCCTCGATGGAGCGACCGCGGTCGAGATCGAGGACCTTGCGCGCGGTGGCTTCGTTCGTTTCGCGCTCGCGCCGCGGGCGACCCCGAAGGCCTGA